In the Fibrobacter sp. UWH6 genome, CACGTTTAACCAGCTTATCTATAAATTGATCAAGATGCTTTTTTATTGCAGGATATTCATCAATATTGATGGGCGCAATGTTCCTTTCTTTTATTCCGTTATGCGGATTGATTAGATACTGATCGCTTTCCGTCACCCATACATTAATGTCTCGGCCGCGGAGCAGGGGCTTTATGAGATCTTCGCTATTGGGGTCTTCGGCAATGAGTTTTTCTCTCGTCTTTCCGTCAATAAAGAACGCGTCGTTGAAGCCGGTCTTGATGCCGTAATTAATGGAAATCGGCATATCTTTCAGAGCCGTTCCGACGTTCATTTTCTGCAATACAGAATCGTGGAGTTTGTTGCGGATGCTCCATTCGCTTGCACCGAAATTTTCTGCCGGGAACTCGAATGTCGCCGCCAAGACTTCTTTTTCGAATTCGCCGTGATAGTTCTTGCTGTTCAGCGAGCACGCCAAAACAGGCATCTTGTCGCCGGACTTTTGCGATACGAATATGCACACGTAAATGGTCGCATCGGCAAAGAACTGGACATCGCCAAAGTTGAGAATTTTCTTGAGTGAGGTCTGGCTCATAAACTCTCGCAGTTCCTTGCCGTAATCCACAAGCATCCACTTGTTCGGCATGATGAACGAAAAATATCCGTTCTTTTTCAGCAGGCTGTAGGCGCGTTCCACAAAGAGGCAGTAAAGGTCTGCGGATTTGTTGTAGCAACTGTAATCCCGTTTGCTGTAAACGTCGCTCATCTCGCCCATGCTCTGGAGCTGCACATACGGCGGGTTTCCGATGATGGCGTCGAAGCCTGTAAAGCGGCCTTCGTCGTCGAGGATTTCTGGGAATTCGAACATCCATTCAAGCGAGTTGGAAAAATCAATATCGTTGTTCTTGACTACGTTTCCGAAGAGGTCGATGCTGGGCGGCTCCTTGAGTTGCGACTTGAGACCAGCAATGTTCAGGCGAAGCTTTTGCTTGTTGTAGCTCGTTCCGCCCGCCTTGTAATCCTGAACGTTTTTCCTGTATTCCTTGAGTTTCGCGGCGAGTCCGTTTTTCTTGTCGGCCTTGTCTTCTTTCTGCAAAAAGTCCAAAACGACATGCCCGTTCTGCACGGGGTATTTGCTCAGTAACGAATCGCCGACTTTGATATTGATGTCGATGTTAGGGGAGCGTCTGGAGTTGCTTGTAGTCACTTTCCTTGGTGTAGTAGGCGTTCTTCAAAAGTTCAATCCAAAGGCGCAAACGGCAGATGTTCACGCTATTGGGGTTCAGGTCAACGCCGAAAAGGCAATTCTCGATAATGCGACGTTTCTCGTTGAACAAGGCTTCTTGATACCGCTGGCTTTCTTCGTTGCCGGGCTTGTATTCAAACGGTTCGCCCTCGTCATCAACAACAGAAAGTTCGTCGTTATCAACTTTCAAAATCAGATCGCGACGTTTGATGCGTTTGCCGTCTGCATCGCACAAAATGTTCAATTCCGATTTGATTGCAAGCAGGCGATTAAGGGCCGACACCAAGAAATGCCCAGAGCCCACGGCGACATCGGCAACGCGGATATCATCAACAATTTCGTTCGCTTCTGAAATGTCCTCAATCTTGTCCGAGACATCTTCCAAATTTTCGCATTTCCAGGACTTTTTCTCGTTGAACTTCTGCACCACGGTCCGTTCCAGCACATCGCGGGCCATATAGTCGGTGATGAACCCCGGCGTAAAGAAACTGCCATCTTTGTAACCGTTGATTTTTTCGAAGATGAGTCCGAGAACAGACGCGTTGATGAGCGTCTTGCTCGTAGAGGTCACACCGCCTTGGGCATCGCTTGCAAAGTTATACGCATCGAGAAACTTGAAGATGTAATCCAGATTCGGGAGAGAGCCTTTCGCACGTTTGCCGCGTTCGTCCTTCAAAACGGTCTTGCCCCAAATTTCCATCTGGGCATCGGGAATGCCGCGGATTTTCAGGTGCTTTTCGTCTTCGGTCGGTTCAAACAGTGAACTGTTCAGGTAAGGGACGTTCGGGTAACGCTTGAGCACGTCTTCGTCGCGATCCTCGATTTTCTTGCCGAGTACCTTGAAAAAGAAAATATTCAGTTCGTCGAAGTTCGCTATTTTGTCTGTACTCATGAACCGGTAGGATGCATCGCCCTTTTGATACATGAGGATTTGCGATTCGACAAGTTTCAGGAACAGCAGGCGGTTCACCCATGTGATGCAGAGACGGAGTGCCATCGCCTCGCATTCTTCCTTGTTCGGGAAATCGTCTTCAAGCTGGTAGATGGCACTTTCGAGGAGGCTCGCCTTGTCGCGATTTGCGGGGTTCTTGCGTCGGATGACTTTCTTGCCGCCCTTTTCTTCTTTTACTTCTTCGAGGCCGATGATGTGCAAGAGTTCCGCATAAAAATTGCGGTCAAGGCTGTTGCTGTCGTTTGCGAAAGGCTTGGCAAGGAGAGTTTCCGGGGAGAGGAATTTGTAAAGGGGGAGGAGCTTTTTAGATCCTTCGACTCCGCTTACGCTCCGCTCAGGATGACACGCTGCATTAGATTGCTTCGTGGAGTTTATCCCGGACTTTGATCCGGGACTCGCAATGACGTTCTTGCAAGCATCTGCAAGGCTGAAATGCACGACGTTGATGTCGCAGGAGGCGAGGAAGTCGTCGATGGCGGGTTTCGCGATTTCGTTGTAGAAATCGGAGGTCTTGTTGCCGCTCATCTGATTCGCCTTGAATTTTAGGAACTGATCGTATATCGGTTTCGTCTTGTTCCCAAAATAGCGGATAAAGTCTTTTACGTCGAAGAAATACCATTCGTCAAAATTCGTGATGGCGAGCCACTTGATTTCGTGATTGCCCGATTGCACGTATTCCAGCATAAAGTAATAGACGAGTTCCTGCAACGATTTTACGTTCGGGTGCTCCGCCGAAAACATTTCCGCAACATTCGTCGGCGACTTCGCTTCGATAATCACCGCCGGCTTTGCACTTGCCGTATTCCCGTTAAAAATTGCAAGGTCTATCGGGCGGTTGACCTGCACCGAATAATCAGATTCAAAAATCTTGCGTAAAAAATTCCAGATTTCGCCCTTG is a window encoding:
- a CDS encoding Eco57I restriction-modification methylase domain-containing protein, whose product is MTTSNSRRSPNIDINIKVGDSLLSKYPVQNGHVVLDFLQKEDKADKKNGLAAKLKEYRKNVQDYKAGGTSYNKQKLRLNIAGLKSQLKEPPSIDLFGNVVKNNDIDFSNSLEWMFEFPEILDDEGRFTGFDAIIGNPPYVQLQSMGEMSDVYSKRDYSCYNKSADLYCLFVERAYSLLKKNGYFSFIMPNKWMLVDYGKELREFMSQTSLKKILNFGDVQFFADATIYVCIFVSQKSGDKMPVLACSLNSKNYHGEFEKEVLAATFEFPAENFGASEWSIRNKLHDSVLQKMNVGTALKDMPISINYGIKTGFNDAFFIDGKTREKLIAEDPNSEDLIKPLLRGRDINVWVTESDQYLINPHNGIKERNIAPINIDEYPAIKKHLDQFIDKLVKRGDKGDTPYNLRNCAYLEEFAKPKIMYPNMTSVFPFTYDETGSFGNDKSFIITEKDNSQNLPKGTENVIASEAKQSNAECHPGAEGDRAHLLKALLAIFNSNLVKLWIWYNCPELMGGTREIRKVYFENFRIPLNNTELLHQLATLADQIIAAKKQASCHPERSASEVEGSSEVSDEAIQRNIATLETQVNTLVYQLYGITDAEEIDAVEKR